A genomic region of Fluviispira vulneris contains the following coding sequences:
- a CDS encoding aldo/keto reductase, translated as MRVSYSSQLTIPDLGLGCMGMSEFYGETNATDCEETLAKAVEIGITHFDTADIYGQGENEKLIGNFLKKNNCRSKITIATKCGIKRDPNDPASRIIDNSEKYIYESCLKSIERLGTHIDLFYLHRIADEGKNIESSMNAMALLLREGKIKHVGISEATAEQIKRAHNSILKLTDGKQGLAAVQTEYSMMSRGAKSNNTLISAKNLAFFSLLIVLSVADFCLAI; from the coding sequence ATGCGCGTCAGTTATTCAAGTCAATTAACAATCCCTGACCTCGGACTCGGTTGCATGGGCATGTCAGAATTCTACGGTGAGACAAATGCAACTGATTGTGAAGAAACCTTAGCAAAAGCTGTTGAAATAGGTATCACTCATTTTGACACGGCCGATATATATGGACAGGGAGAAAATGAGAAATTAATTGGAAACTTTCTAAAGAAAAATAATTGCAGAAGTAAAATTACCATTGCCACTAAATGTGGAATAAAAAGAGACCCCAATGATCCTGCATCTCGCATAATCGATAATTCTGAAAAATATATTTACGAAAGCTGCTTAAAAAGCATAGAACGTCTTGGTACACATATTGATCTTTTCTACCTACATCGCATAGCAGATGAAGGAAAAAATATAGAATCCTCTATGAATGCCATGGCTCTCTTACTCAGAGAAGGAAAAATTAAGCATGTTGGCATTTCCGAAGCCACTGCAGAACAAATTAAACGTGCGCACAATTCTATTTTAAAATTAACAGATGGAAAACAGGGCCTCGCAGCAGTACAGACTGAATACTCCATGATGAGCAGGGGCGCAAAATCCAATAACACTCTAATATCTGCAAAGAACTTAGCATTCTTTTCGTTGCTTATAGTCCTATCAGTCGCGGACTTTTGTCTGGCAATATGA
- a CDS encoding NUDIX hydrolase, translating to MKLLLSLLLILFALTGCSNSTIKNHSGIDNKFTAITYDGEDDLFERTDARSPFARPSNARVGFDVDGVLHTEVRYSLEDKYFPLKFVFDTTKRNLRLQKEIKFLLNHSNKPYIVTHNKDVCDSRHTSNSLNFLNTNKLDSIRSSDIFCVSKEISAKLKNQNINVFYDDSPSVLSEIAKNSPATKLFMVLPKHQKIAHYFEDPTPSNKFIANCGVLIVDDSSPKKRFLLQLRSDKLGGWWNFPGGSCAYKENKSKNCAIENCEDPISGAIREFNEESGKEHLFEKDLDKAKRFMVLRSKEYMLFVVKFDKNYISSRSFIPQDKYAWEVSDMVFNISDSPGYRWFDLDECKIGAKVQGYNLSHTGRTCEIFRNYLEQF from the coding sequence TTGAAATTATTATTATCTTTGTTATTGATTTTGTTTGCCTTAACAGGTTGTTCTAACTCTACAATTAAAAATCACTCCGGTATCGATAATAAATTTACTGCTATTACTTATGATGGTGAGGATGATTTATTTGAAAGAACTGACGCTAGATCTCCTTTTGCACGCCCTTCTAACGCTAGAGTAGGCTTTGATGTTGATGGTGTTCTTCATACTGAGGTACGCTATTCGTTAGAAGATAAATATTTCCCATTAAAGTTTGTTTTTGATACTACAAAAAGAAATTTGAGATTACAAAAGGAAATAAAATTTTTACTAAATCACTCTAATAAGCCTTATATTGTTACTCATAATAAAGATGTTTGTGATTCCAGACATACATCTAATAGTTTAAATTTTTTGAATACTAATAAATTAGACTCTATCCGATCTTCAGATATTTTCTGTGTTTCTAAAGAGATATCTGCTAAATTAAAGAATCAAAATATAAATGTATTTTATGATGACAGTCCTTCAGTTCTTAGTGAAATTGCTAAGAATAGCCCCGCTACAAAATTATTCATGGTATTGCCAAAACATCAAAAAATAGCACATTATTTTGAAGATCCTACTCCTAGCAATAAATTTATTGCGAATTGTGGGGTACTTATTGTAGATGATTCCTCTCCTAAAAAAAGGTTTTTATTGCAACTTCGTAGTGACAAATTGGGTGGATGGTGGAATTTTCCAGGAGGATCTTGCGCCTATAAAGAAAATAAATCCAAAAATTGTGCAATTGAGAATTGTGAAGATCCGATTTCAGGAGCTATTCGTGAGTTTAATGAAGAAAGCGGAAAAGAACATCTTTTTGAGAAGGATTTAGATAAAGCAAAAAGATTCATGGTACTTCGTTCTAAAGAATATATGCTATTTGTTGTCAAATTTGACAAAAATTATATTTCATCTCGTTCTTTTATCCCACAAGATAAATACGCATGGGAAGTTTCAGATATGGTATTTAACATTTCAGATAGCCCAGGTTATCGCTGGTTTGATTTAGATGAGTGTAAAATTGGAGCTAAGGTGCAAGGCTACAATTTAAGCCATACTGGTCGAACTTGTGAAATATTTAGAAATTATTTAGAACAATTTTAA
- a CDS encoding LVIVD repeat-containing protein, with protein MKIKNKILPLNAFAFLFFCNISAIANDIEKKEIENSNHLTSEPLEPIEGTWGYNAKTGKFTHPSMTPDSNGPQPFKGSLNFLDSNQYVHNMKMEGFVPYVAGHGHSWQAVLNWQGRRFLYDYETTMYNLFDITDAKNIKFIKRKDIDVKNGEHQFGPLTIKYNKTLNKTIAVQCYEVPRYGVLENKYLYKDQVNAIRARKMLRGFRIYEVTDPDWTKWKVLSETSLDENSNGNEKAQQGSGCLDVPVYNGGKYLFVAGAPDDSYSLTEYKSYLFSAAQLVYDVSNPEKPKRLSIWSVPGQKIGEEKDYAKNQHAGNKTTWMGARMPLFIPKDIEKGGKYAYAAMGGLGFYAVDISNPNKLTTISHLDFPLNVSGTVGDNIDVSKANSTGMIYYSGYPLAEDCHEPYKEIYAIDVKDPSHPKIVNTLPRPTPPKNAPFTDYCQRRGSFGPKRSGYASINTGTPNQRYLPYAFYNAGVQIFDVKDPKNPTISAYFVPKMSGEYIGKDGKTKVKSDPSNPVHSIFVEWDRNLIWAFSNHGIYVLSTSLLGDPIKELIASN; from the coding sequence ATGAAAATTAAAAATAAAATTTTACCATTAAATGCATTTGCATTTTTATTTTTCTGTAATATCAGTGCTATTGCAAATGATATTGAAAAAAAAGAAATTGAAAATTCAAACCATTTAACAAGTGAACCACTTGAGCCTATTGAAGGAACATGGGGATATAATGCAAAAACAGGAAAATTCACCCATCCTTCAATGACACCAGACAGCAACGGTCCTCAACCCTTTAAAGGAAGCCTAAATTTTCTTGATAGTAATCAATACGTTCATAATATGAAAATGGAGGGATTTGTCCCTTACGTTGCCGGCCATGGTCACAGTTGGCAAGCAGTTTTAAATTGGCAGGGACGTCGCTTTTTGTATGATTATGAAACAACTATGTACAATTTATTTGATATCACAGATGCAAAAAATATTAAATTCATAAAAAGGAAAGATATCGATGTAAAAAATGGAGAACATCAGTTTGGACCATTAACAATAAAATATAATAAAACGTTGAATAAAACAATTGCAGTACAATGTTACGAAGTCCCACGCTATGGAGTTCTCGAAAATAAATACTTATATAAAGATCAGGTAAATGCTATTCGTGCAAGAAAAATGCTAAGAGGTTTTAGAATATATGAAGTCACAGATCCAGACTGGACGAAATGGAAAGTCTTGTCTGAAACATCTTTAGATGAAAACTCAAATGGAAATGAAAAAGCACAACAAGGCTCTGGTTGTTTAGACGTTCCAGTTTACAACGGTGGTAAATATTTATTTGTTGCTGGTGCTCCTGATGATTCATATTCTTTAACTGAATATAAATCGTATTTATTTTCTGCTGCACAGTTGGTTTATGATGTTTCTAATCCTGAAAAACCCAAAAGGCTTTCAATTTGGTCAGTACCTGGTCAAAAAATAGGTGAAGAAAAAGATTACGCTAAAAATCAACACGCTGGAAATAAAACGACATGGATGGGAGCAAGAATGCCCCTCTTTATTCCAAAAGACATAGAAAAAGGAGGAAAATATGCTTATGCCGCAATGGGTGGACTGGGTTTTTATGCAGTCGATATTTCCAATCCAAATAAATTAACTACAATTTCTCATTTAGATTTTCCATTGAATGTTTCAGGCACAGTGGGTGACAATATAGATGTTTCTAAAGCCAATTCAACGGGCATGATATATTACAGTGGATATCCTTTAGCAGAAGATTGCCATGAGCCATATAAAGAAATATATGCTATTGATGTAAAAGATCCCAGTCATCCTAAAATTGTAAATACTTTGCCTCGACCAACACCGCCTAAAAATGCTCCTTTTACAGATTATTGTCAAAGAAGAGGCAGCTTTGGGCCCAAGAGAAGTGGTTATGCATCCATAAATACAGGAACGCCAAATCAAAGATATTTACCATATGCCTTTTACAATGCTGGTGTGCAAATATTCGATGTAAAGGACCCTAAAAATCCGACGATTTCAGCTTATTTTGTTCCAAAAATGTCTGGTGAATATATAGGAAAAGATGGAAAAACAAAGGTAAAAAGCGATCCGTCAAATCCTGTTCATAGCATATTCGTAGAATGGGATCGAAATCTTATATGGGCATTTTCGAATCATGGAATATATGTCTTGTCGACTTCACTGTTAGGTGATCCCATTAAAGAATTAATTGCTAGTAATTAG
- a CDS encoding aldo/keto reductase, which yields MSGNMSNTNSLSSNDLRKTLPRFQENTLKKNLKLVSAINSFVQKKDMTNAQLALAWLLKKAPHIVPIPGTKRIKYLIENRAAIDKILTDDDMQEIEAILAQFPVFGGRYSENFSKLYNLEN from the coding sequence TTGTCTGGCAATATGAGCAATACAAACTCACTAAGCTCAAATGATTTGCGCAAAACTTTACCACGCTTCCAAGAAAATACTCTTAAAAAGAATTTAAAATTAGTTTCAGCAATCAATTCCTTTGTGCAAAAAAAAGATATGACAAATGCGCAGCTAGCTCTAGCATGGTTACTTAAGAAAGCACCACATATTGTGCCCATTCCAGGAACAAAAAGAATTAAATATTTAATAGAAAATAGAGCTGCGATCGATAAAATTTTAACAGACGATGATATGCAAGAAATAGAAGCAATATTAGCACAATTTCCTGTTTTTGGTGGTAGATATTCAGAAAATTTTAGTAAGCTTTATAATCTAGAAAATTAA
- a CDS encoding C1 family peptidase codes for MFRKINFIFIFSVIFFVCSNSYGQEDYSEFVTIDGIQELELKFDKEVILSPDKIVIIPEETKKYKFLKITPTQAMIEKNKQANIEMQKMGGEIDYRQGIIPFANSQGAIDLSMNNVPVLNQGADGTCVTFAVTAALDAKDNLGDYIDQQCALALARGLNMNLWNGTFAKIVLNMIWKNGYIEKGKCFGSTYPNSRQVVSPQKYRNVSDKRFSENMTWFYENRGNIEALRGAIDKGYRVLLGVNIPQVDGFNVKVGEKSYRGGLWACYQGNSRNYCSLNGIGHEVIAYGYDDKQKLIKIRNSWGQRIGESGEFYMTYNFFNAMTWDQITLKN; via the coding sequence ATGTTTAGAAAAATAAATTTTATTTTTATTTTTTCAGTGATCTTTTTTGTGTGTTCTAATTCATACGGTCAAGAAGATTATTCTGAATTCGTTACAATAGATGGTATCCAAGAACTTGAGTTGAAATTTGATAAAGAAGTTATTCTATCCCCAGATAAAATTGTCATCATTCCAGAAGAAACCAAAAAATATAAATTTCTTAAAATAACACCAACTCAAGCTATGATCGAAAAAAATAAGCAAGCAAATATTGAAATGCAAAAAATGGGTGGTGAAATTGATTATAGGCAAGGAATTATACCATTTGCCAACTCACAAGGAGCAATTGATCTCAGCATGAATAATGTACCTGTCCTTAATCAAGGGGCCGATGGAACTTGTGTTACCTTTGCTGTTACTGCGGCTCTGGATGCAAAAGATAATCTTGGTGATTATATCGATCAACAATGCGCTCTTGCATTAGCTAGGGGCTTAAATATGAATCTATGGAATGGTACTTTTGCTAAAATTGTTTTAAACATGATATGGAAAAATGGTTATATTGAAAAAGGTAAATGTTTCGGTTCAACTTATCCTAATAGCAGACAGGTTGTCAGTCCTCAAAAATATAGAAATGTCAGTGATAAAAGATTTTCTGAAAATATGACCTGGTTCTATGAAAATAGAGGCAATATAGAAGCATTGAGAGGTGCTATAGACAAAGGATATCGAGTCTTATTAGGCGTAAATATTCCTCAAGTAGATGGTTTTAATGTCAAAGTTGGAGAGAAAAGTTATAGAGGAGGTTTGTGGGCTTGTTATCAAGGAAACTCTAGAAACTACTGCTCCCTTAATGGTATTGGTCATGAAGTCATTGCTTATGGCTATGATGATAAGCAAAAATTAATTAAAATCCGCAATTCATGGGGCCAGAGAATAGGAGAATCTGGCGAGTTCTATATGACTTATAATTTTTTTAATGCAATGACATGGGATCAAATTACCTTGAAAAACTGA
- a CDS encoding SurA N-terminal domain-containing protein translates to MKRIIFLSILSSTYLLTSCVSSQDIDKNSRTAETITTLAPTTPFDSNTIDGVLATVADQVILLSDFQQAIFVASQGQSNIHANGQIFGGSLTPEQAHQVLDGLINQKVLQIKAIELGFDISDEELEIRIQDFIKQRGLTETDLSIQLAQMGRSIDDYRAEFKNELLKQQVIGRIISPQVSVTDDEINHFYSQQTGSVKQVSTVKLRSLLIKVPENLNSNPQSFKPIQDVEKGIASGDDFVNLVKKYSMASDAAETEGLLPPRSLNELPSVLREKLTNLKVNEVVGPLFIGSSAFFFQYLGAQFSSGSDLEKNYGNWKSKLQEIKFSERLSEYLNTERSKLRANVRPFEIKR, encoded by the coding sequence ATGAAAAGAATAATTTTTCTATCTATATTAAGCTCAACTTATCTTTTAACATCATGTGTTTCTAGTCAAGATATTGATAAGAATTCCCGCACAGCCGAAACTATTACAACATTGGCGCCCACAACTCCTTTTGATTCAAATACTATCGATGGAGTTCTTGCGACAGTTGCAGATCAAGTTATTTTATTAAGTGATTTTCAACAAGCCATCTTCGTTGCCTCCCAAGGCCAGAGCAATATTCATGCAAATGGGCAAATATTCGGTGGCTCATTGACCCCTGAACAGGCTCATCAAGTTTTAGACGGTTTAATAAATCAAAAAGTATTACAAATTAAGGCTATAGAATTAGGTTTTGATATTTCAGATGAGGAGCTAGAAATTCGAATTCAAGATTTCATAAAACAAAGAGGTTTGACAGAAACAGACTTAAGCATTCAATTAGCGCAAATGGGCAGAAGTATTGATGATTACAGAGCAGAGTTCAAAAATGAATTGTTAAAACAACAGGTTATAGGAAGAATTATCAGCCCTCAAGTCAGTGTCACTGATGATGAAATCAATCACTTCTATTCGCAACAAACCGGTAGCGTTAAACAAGTCAGCACTGTAAAACTTAGAAGTTTACTTATAAAAGTTCCTGAAAATCTCAATTCAAATCCCCAAAGTTTTAAACCTATTCAGGATGTAGAAAAAGGAATTGCCTCTGGAGATGACTTTGTAAATCTTGTTAAAAAGTACTCTATGGCAAGTGATGCTGCTGAAACCGAAGGACTTCTTCCTCCACGCTCGCTTAATGAACTTCCCTCAGTTCTTAGAGAAAAACTAACTAATCTAAAAGTAAACGAAGTTGTAGGCCCCCTCTTTATTGGCAGTTCAGCTTTTTTCTTTCAATATTTAGGAGCACAATTCTCTTCAGGCAGTGATTTGGAAAAAAATTATGGAAATTGGAAATCCAAACTACAAGAAATTAAATTTAGCGAAAGACTTAGTGAATATTTAAATACTGAAAGGTCAAAATTGCGAGCAAATGTTCGCCCATTTGAAATCAAAAGATAA
- a CDS encoding NAD(P)-binding protein, which yields MDTETSETIDNLVIGLGAAGIATAKLLSLSNPNEKNLALEHHFEPGGCASYFARGNPRRLFDVGATQLVECEKNEIQYNLLNLGQIHEESGFKNHKIEYITFHFSEYNIKLILNTNGDIKVTEGNIDEIELKNLIRFFKFTNKNSIYLWSLLKNIPKFPIISKKEFFESISMFFSLNFLAQIKIIFTVFLKTSTIVSLFGIKEEHVISHKVINSLLIDTAQTDMENTPWIVGCMGLSILHKGIYRLDGGMRSYFKNMSTQISKRKMHVIYAQEVKEITHFDDGYFIKTIDRNKIQKNYVVRDNLFVNTSIWNVVKLFNEDPFLYNHKIFKKWKEKSEESQGWGALALYGYFNDDLAYPREPWYHQLFPDKTEEAELSSSLYLSIYQHEHDSKIRCFTATVHIEISLFKPTKKTIYLEQLKKRIENAVNLQIIDCEIATPFTFEKYTLRNRGQVGGLIANFKNFLFKPTPSMIYHYNNKSTLYLIGDCVFPGQGVISSTLSGIIAWERATGHKFKHFIKGLY from the coding sequence GTGGATACTGAAACATCAGAAACAATAGATAACTTAGTCATTGGCCTTGGCGCAGCAGGCATTGCTACTGCTAAATTACTGAGTCTCAGCAATCCAAATGAAAAAAATTTAGCGCTTGAACATCATTTTGAACCAGGAGGATGCGCTAGTTATTTTGCACGAGGAAATCCGCGCCGACTTTTTGATGTTGGCGCAACCCAATTGGTTGAATGTGAGAAAAATGAAATTCAATATAATCTCCTTAATCTTGGTCAAATTCATGAAGAATCTGGTTTTAAAAATCATAAGATTGAATATATTACTTTTCATTTCTCAGAGTATAATATAAAATTGATATTAAATACCAATGGCGATATTAAGGTAACTGAAGGAAATATTGATGAAATTGAATTAAAAAATTTAATTAGATTCTTTAAATTTACCAATAAAAATTCAATTTATTTATGGAGTTTGCTAAAAAATATCCCTAAATTTCCTATCATTTCAAAAAAAGAATTTTTTGAAAGCATATCAATGTTTTTTAGCTTAAATTTTTTAGCACAAATAAAAATTATTTTTACAGTTTTTTTAAAAACATCTACAATTGTATCTCTCTTTGGCATAAAAGAAGAGCATGTAATTTCACACAAAGTAATAAATTCACTACTTATAGATACAGCACAAACTGATATGGAAAACACCCCATGGATAGTCGGCTGTATGGGTTTAAGTATTTTACATAAAGGCATTTATAGATTAGATGGAGGCATGCGAAGTTATTTCAAGAACATGTCTACGCAAATTTCTAAAAGAAAAATGCATGTTATATATGCCCAAGAAGTTAAAGAAATAACTCATTTTGATGATGGATATTTTATAAAAACAATTGATCGAAATAAAATTCAAAAAAATTATGTTGTCCGTGATAATCTTTTTGTTAACACTTCAATTTGGAATGTTGTGAAACTATTCAATGAAGATCCTTTTTTGTATAATCACAAAATTTTCAAAAAGTGGAAAGAGAAAAGTGAAGAATCTCAAGGCTGGGGAGCTCTAGCACTTTATGGTTATTTTAATGATGATTTAGCATACCCTAGAGAACCATGGTATCATCAACTTTTCCCAGATAAAACTGAAGAAGCTGAACTGTCATCCTCACTCTATTTATCAATTTATCAGCATGAACACGATTCTAAAATACGTTGCTTTACTGCAACAGTTCATATTGAAATCAGTTTATTTAAACCAACTAAGAAAACTATTTACTTAGAGCAGTTAAAAAAAAGAATCGAAAACGCAGTAAATTTGCAAATAATAGATTGTGAGATTGCTACTCCATTTACGTTTGAAAAATATACACTGAGAAATAGAGGTCAAGTCGGAGGACTCATTGCAAATTTTAAAAACTTTCTATTTAAACCTACTCCTTCAATGATTTATCATTACAATAATAAATCAACACTGTATCTTATCGGAGATTGTGTTTTCCCTGGTCAAGGTGTTATATCCTCTACTTTGAGTGGTATTATCGCATGGGAAAGAGCAACTGGGCACAAATTTAAGCATTTTATAAAAGGTCTATATTAA
- a CDS encoding ATP-binding response regulator, with protein sequence MNRRYRNYNYLLSQVREAEIKGILTSVRMLAHDIRDPFSKLKVFLNFLEDNKKSDLNLNIPSIKKDLNSSIDKVNHMLNDFMSFGDASEKHGESFDFEYFLYNFLMNISKINAECNYKFTYTLNHKYLIYFNKIKFERVLNNLLVNSIEAMQGNGEIWIKTKDINQSNNKFMQIIFGNSNSYIDKNYISNIFDLSFTMGKETGNGIGLYSVKSIINSFGGDIKCYSDKQYGVEFIFTVPISEEKKLSTEKIQLPNCANEIYKYQQNKLSRNFSEKNNYRILEIINFINLNIKKMSVLIIEDNEIHLNSIHSLISSSMKNYENDIIFYSASNFHDALKIYEKENPQIVITDIDLKDKINDGFDLIKYIRKSNKLTYICVHTNRIFSKKRVFELGANLFKLKPMDYICLSDIFENFCKIYQDNKDLKKISSIIIVEDNKFYMNMWKNALKLHKLHCYNNPEELFNDIFQDKKLLKTIDCIILDYFYEGINKNIVQMNFISLLRRSGYKNPCFLSSLIKCSQEELLDFDGFLEKKPHSFEEIKALFPQKYKGISYEKNFN encoded by the coding sequence ATGAATCGTAGGTACAGAAATTACAATTATCTTCTTTCACAAGTTAGAGAAGCAGAAATAAAAGGAATTCTAACTTCTGTACGCATGTTAGCACATGATATAAGAGATCCTTTTTCAAAATTAAAAGTTTTTTTGAATTTCCTAGAAGATAATAAAAAAAGTGATTTAAATCTAAACATACCTTCAATTAAGAAAGATTTAAATAGTTCAATAGACAAAGTTAATCATATGTTAAATGACTTTATGAGCTTTGGAGATGCGAGTGAAAAACATGGAGAATCTTTTGATTTTGAATATTTTCTTTATAATTTTCTTATGAATATTTCGAAAATAAATGCCGAATGTAATTACAAATTTACTTATACATTAAATCATAAATATTTAATATATTTTAACAAAATTAAATTTGAAAGAGTGCTAAATAATTTATTAGTTAATTCCATAGAAGCAATGCAAGGGAATGGTGAGATATGGATTAAAACCAAAGATATTAATCAATCAAATAATAAGTTTATGCAAATAATATTTGGAAATAGCAATTCATATATTGATAAAAATTATATTAGTAATATATTTGATTTAAGCTTTACAATGGGAAAAGAAACAGGCAATGGTATAGGTTTATATAGTGTCAAATCAATTATTAATTCATTTGGAGGTGATATAAAATGCTATTCCGACAAACAATATGGAGTTGAGTTTATTTTTACAGTTCCTATTTCTGAAGAAAAAAAGCTCTCAACAGAAAAAATACAATTACCTAATTGCGCAAATGAAATATATAAATATCAGCAGAACAAATTATCTAGGAATTTCTCTGAAAAAAATAATTATAGAATTTTAGAAATTATTAATTTCATAAATTTAAATATTAAAAAAATGAGCGTACTTATCATTGAAGACAATGAAATACATTTGAATTCAATACATTCTCTTATTTCCAGTTCTATGAAAAATTATGAAAATGATATTATATTTTATAGCGCAAGTAATTTTCATGATGCCTTAAAAATTTATGAAAAAGAAAATCCACAAATTGTGATTACAGATATTGATCTTAAAGATAAGATAAATGATGGCTTTGATCTTATAAAATACATACGAAAATCTAATAAATTAACGTATATTTGTGTTCATACAAATCGTATTTTTTCTAAAAAAAGAGTATTTGAACTTGGAGCAAATCTTTTTAAATTAAAACCGATGGATTATATCTGTCTCTCAGATATATTTGAGAACTTCTGCAAAATATATCAAGATAATAAAGATTTAAAAAAAATCTCCTCCATCATAATAGTTGAAGACAATAAATTTTATATGAATATGTGGAAAAATGCCTTAAAATTACACAAGCTTCATTGCTATAATAACCCTGAGGAATTATTTAATGATATATTTCAAGATAAAAAATTATTAAAAACTATTGATTGCATAATATTAGATTATTTCTATGAAGGAATAAATAAAAATATAGTTCAAATGAATTTTATCAGTTTACTCAGAAGAAGCGGATATAAAAATCCGTGCTTTTTATCTTCATTAATCAAGTGTAGTCAGGAAGAATTATTAGATTTCGATGGTTTTCTGGAAAAAAAACCTCATTCATTTGAAGAGATAAAAGCTTTATTTCCCCAAAAATATAAAGGAATCTCATATGAAAAAAATTTTAACTGA
- a CDS encoding tetratricopeptide repeat protein has product MQKNGMNFSIRYLENQSNSFWREINPTAKSCLSLKRLLEVYAAKEEWEQVINLSSRAVLHLSKNYDRADFYHIWMCALNETFDNKSLIELGKHLIRMRNLHPVFIALALIAFQFAECWKTSEKLFNYLKRNKGIHNRFAFEACGIYLVNRSDKLELQKGLNLLKKTCLEKNASYFSWRNYLRCLSQKDKEGDMSWTYNAMHLRYPFAQEPYVVASLIAIEEKNWEEAMRLLKQLIIDNPNNLNAILALTQCQEELGNYSEALNLLVKNNDKFQAHNYDYYYLLGHILRKIIEKDFDEDLKKMSLNYLEKSLFIANSLHFPINAIMKEIKEIQFIGRERENILEEELYETNNFSNLQMSSENAESENKFSDRKVG; this is encoded by the coding sequence ATGCAAAAAAACGGTATGAATTTTAGTATCCGTTATTTAGAAAACCAATCAAATTCTTTCTGGCGAGAAATAAATCCTACTGCAAAATCTTGTTTAAGTCTGAAAAGATTATTAGAAGTGTATGCAGCTAAAGAAGAATGGGAACAAGTTATAAATTTATCTTCAAGAGCAGTATTGCATTTAAGTAAAAATTACGATCGAGCAGATTTTTACCATATTTGGATGTGTGCTTTAAATGAAACATTCGATAACAAATCATTAATAGAATTGGGTAAACACCTTATTAGGATGAGAAATCTCCATCCAGTTTTTATTGCATTAGCATTGATAGCATTTCAATTTGCAGAGTGCTGGAAAACTTCTGAAAAATTGTTCAATTATCTAAAAAGAAATAAAGGAATTCATAATAGATTTGCTTTTGAAGCCTGTGGTATTTATTTAGTAAATAGATCTGATAAATTGGAACTTCAAAAAGGATTAAACTTATTAAAAAAGACATGTCTTGAGAAAAATGCAAGTTATTTTAGTTGGCGTAATTATTTAAGATGTCTTTCACAAAAAGATAAAGAAGGAGATATGTCTTGGACATATAATGCAATGCATTTAAGATATCCTTTTGCACAAGAGCCTTATGTCGTAGCTAGCTTAATTGCGATTGAAGAGAAAAATTGGGAAGAAGCTATGCGGTTACTCAAACAATTGATAATTGATAATCCAAATAATTTGAATGCAATTTTAGCCTTAACGCAATGTCAAGAAGAACTTGGAAATTATTCAGAAGCTCTAAATTTATTAGTTAAGAATAATGATAAGTTTCAAGCTCATAATTATGATTATTATTATTTATTGGGACATATTTTAAGGAAAATAATAGAAAAAGATTTTGATGAAGATTTGAAAAAAATGTCATTAAATTATCTGGAAAAAAGCTTATTTATCGCAAATTCTTTGCACTTTCCTATAAATGCTATTATGAAGGAAATCAAGGAAATCCAATTTATTGGAAGAGAGCGTGAAAATATTCTTGAAGAAGAACTATATGAAACAAATAATTTTAGTAATTTACAAATGAGTAGTGAGAATGCAGAGTCTGAAAATAAATTTTCAGACAGGAAAGTTGGTTGA